ggtaacatattttataatgaaacatcaaagtattgttaaaacattttaataatacaacaaGCATACATATAacgtgataaaatattttatgctgtAACGAGGTATGTAATCTCAATTTGACTTACGATTAGACTCATTATACAAATTGCATTGCACATTTCTATAAtcatattaaatacttttacttTAATAACCGTCAAAGGAAGCAAAATGGACATAAAATGGATATGTTTTTGCAAAGGCTAGTTCATTTCAATtttacaacaatacaaaaataaataaggccTATGATTTCTGTTCCTGAATTCCGATTACCCACTTTGGCACATTCTTATTGAAAATGCTGAATATGATAAAGAAAAGAGGAATAAATTGGCCATCGACCATTGGCCATAGTGAAACAGAAGTATGCAGGTGGAAATTCATTTCTATCTCTATTGTCTTTTTCGTAGATTCATTATGTTCAGCAACCTTCTCTCAAAGAGAATATAACTTCTGCCTTCTCTAAAGTTCTTTCCGCCACGTGACCAGCTAATGCGGTGGGTTActatttgttaaaattatatactttacCGTTATTTATTTCATCAACGTAACGTAATACAAGCACATAATTACAACTACATTTgaaatacctattaaaaattTTTAATGGGCGGAAAATGTAAATGCCTAAGGGTCCTTAACTTTTCATTCCATGTTTAACAGATATTATTTGGTGAATTTAAGTTTGCTTCCTAACTTACGTCTTGAGATTCCAAATATAATACGAAAATTTTTGAACAACTTTTgattgaaaaatattgaaagaatttACATATTGTGTGATATTGTTACTACATCATGTTTTCTCCAATAACGAATGCTTTGTAATTAAAGTATATAGCCGTAAAtgttaaagtatttataaaacaacGATTATAGTTGAAGATAAACAGACACTTATAATAAAGACACATAGACAGACACATGGAATGTAGAAGTtcaaaaaaagtaagtatatgTTAAATGCTGTCGTAGTCATCGTAGTCGAAGTCAGTGGCAGGAGTAGGCGCTAACAAATCTTGTTGGGGATTAGTTATCTTTTTATCATTTCGACATTTCTTATGTTTATGCTTCTTCTCTTTCTTTTCTGATTTTTCACTATAATCACCTCGATCTTTATCCTTTGATTTcttctttttgtgttttttctcctggtaacaaaattataaatgttaagaCTTCACACATGTATATCAACAGCTTGAttgtggccactgctgaccaaaggcctcttctcacactgaGAAGGTGCATTAAAGGCCCCTCTCTCACAGGAAGGAGGATTAATCGCcataataattagaaaatacAAGCCCAGGTTTACTTATGGTGATTACCTTCACCATTAGACAGTGGCgtttaagtaattttagaaagtgcatataactcgaaaatgtcacattggtaattGCCGTTAGTAGATTTCGAACCCTCTGGGTCACCATGACAAATATTAAGACTATAAAGTAAATAGCAAAAATCAATGAGGAAATCAAAATATCTTTGAAGTTTTACCTTTTCCACTGGTTCTTTAGCTGTGTCTGGATCTTCGccacctaaaaataaaaggaacaGTTAGATATTAGGGGACAAGCACATCAAAAATATGAACCTAGTTATGTGGCTTTTGTAACGAATATCTAACCTTCAGGAGACCTTCTCGCGCTAGTATCACCAGCCCAAAGTGGATAATCATTATCCAATGGTAATTGTACGTCAATATGGCGGCTATTTTCAAAGATAGGAACAGCTCCTATATCTACACTATGGACGTCAACCTCCTCCTCCATTGAAACACGACTCATCATGGTGTCAAGATTTACGTCATCTTGCTTTGTTCTTGTTAACTCTGTGGATAATTTTACCTCTGGCCGCTCATCCACTGGGGAAGAAACCTCGAAGTCCAAATCTTCCTGATCAATTGTCACCTTAGGATTAGTCACATTCTCATCGTCActgaaatcatattattattattaattatatatctCATTTTAAGACTTAATTTTTACTCCAAACAATTATACTTTCTACCTTTCAGTATCATAGATAACATCTTGGCTTTGGCCTGATATTGCAGGAAGGTCCTCCAAAAAGCTACTATCCAAAGTGCCTGCATAAAACTCATCTAGACCTCCAGGCGATGCTGTTACATTTGCCCCTGTTGGTGTACTTTGTCCactaaacaaatataaagttacgtaaatataaatatagcaatgtatataaaaacattagcaataataatatgatcATTATATACCTCTCTTGTTGAGGTTGTCGAGGTGGGGTCATGTCCATACTAACTTGATTTTTAGATCTTGTTAACTCTGAACTGACGTAGTGACTTTGAGTAACTTGAATCGGCGGTTTTATCCCGTTGCCAGCCAGTGACTGCGCCAGCTTTAAATATATCCAATAGCATcaacaatataataacatataaccagcttgtaattaataaaaaagtagagATAATTTGCACTTCTAAACTTACGAGTGGGTTCACACTAGGTGGCACAATAGGTTTACCAGCACCAAGTACAATGCTTGGAGAGCGTTCAGTAGCAGGCCGAGGTTCGGGCTGACCGGCACTTTGTCGACGTTTGTTTGCGAGACGatctacaaacaaattataGTGGGATTCTTCTGAATTCTGAAAATGATAAGTACTAGTAAAATACATGCAATATCAATGAACATGTACCATTAAGCATTTGGTTTAAATGATAGCCAATAAGCTCTTTGTTTCCATTTCATATTTCCAAAGTTGTACAAATGTGCACAGAATTGATTTATATAGACCTGAAAGTCATCAAGCTCTTTTTCTATCTCTTCTACATCCCTCTGGTTTCTCTGTAGTTGTTCTAATAAACTTGTTTTCTGGAGTCTTAAAAACGGCACGCTAAGAAATTTGTGGAGTAACCGAAGTCCAAAACCATTTCTCATAGAAGATTCAGCATACCGCACTGGTGCTGtcctaaaaaaaacaaatgaaataggGACATTACAAAAGAAGCATCATACGGAATCTTCATGTTTACTTAAAACTGTCagacatataattttattttcatttgctACAATTGTAAGTAATACTTTTATGATAAGTGTTGTAAATATAGCCAAGCCACAGCTAtacaaataattaacaaaatgaacTCCATATTGTTTACCAGTGACTCACTGGTCACTACAGGTCAGTACCACCAGTTAACAGAGTATTTATCTTTAGTGGTTTTCTATCAGCAGTGAAGACTTAATATGGGGTAGTAAAccatatgaaaattaaaattctaattagtccgtcagttagataattaaacacatttttttattttttcatacaactAAACAATACTTGCATAAAATTAAGTTAAGTTTTGGGAGTAATAGAATAAATGTATTGttgaaactatttaattttgtaagaaaataaaaatacatgtctaatgtttcaaaataatctaccagacgaatataaaaatgtaggaCACTACCCTATTATTATATTGCCAGTtagaaaagttaattttaatagaaaagtaGTTTGTATCAACCTTATAAGTTTAGCATGATGAAGAGCTTGTTCAATATGGTGGGGGTGGACTTGGCGATGATGCTGCATATCACAATGGTTTCCTAGTATCACAACAGGAATATCAGCGGGCACTTGTGACAGCTCCTTTACTACATAATCAAAAGTcctaaaatacaaattttaattagttatatcgaataaattaataacgtaCTGTggataaattcatatttaaatagttCATTATGGAATCAGGCTCTAAAGAGAATCTAAATCCTAACTTTTGTAACTCGATCTATATTATGTAAActatataaattacaatattatagttTCCTTGTCTCTtgtttcaattatttatgttcacaaagtatatgtataaatacaggTTTATCATACATACAGTATACATAAACTGACTTTCGTTTTTTGTGGGTAGAATTTCATGTCAGAGAAACaggtttataattatattgctaaTGCTTAAATTAGCAGTACAACATACCATGGTTTGGTAATATCAAGCATCAATATCACCCCGTTAGCATTTTTGTAAACATCTAAGAATGTGGCATCAAGAACTGGTGTCTCATAGCCATCTTCAGATGCTGCTGCAGCCGACTGGTTTTCCAGCTTAAGTCCTAAAGGTGGTTTCTTCTTTGTTCGACCTTTATCTACTACTTCCCACACTTCtacctataaattaaaacaatttaatatacaaATGTGAGTTAAAACAATTCAATATAATAGGAAACTTTACTGTGATGCTGGtagatgttatatttatttacaatattaaacctTATTAGCACAGCTAGGTAATGGTACataaatagaatattaataataaaatgatcatTTAAAGCATGTtttgttatcattatttttgtattctaaacaattattagaatatatattttaattgtctttaactttaattgtaaaaaacaaaatacgaaaTTGAAATTAGAAACAAAAGGAAGATACTTTCACTCACTTTAACAATGTAATCAGTATtcttataagtccaatgtataGGAGCAACTTGTATTTGATCAGTTGGTACGTAGTCTTCGATAAATGGTCCACCTTGTAAGCGCTGCAATAAGCACGACTTACCAACGTTCCGATCGCCTTTTATCAGTATTTTCactaaaatcaataaaagac
The genomic region above belongs to Spodoptera frugiperda isolate SF20-4 chromosome 12, AGI-APGP_CSIRO_Sfru_2.0, whole genome shotgun sequence and contains:
- the LOC118262564 gene encoding rab-like protein 6 isoform X1, with amino-acid sequence MFSALKKLTRSGDDRCPAPLPMSSSLQKKFSKGVHFNMKILIKGDRNVGKSCLLQRLQGGPFIEDYVPTDQIQVAPIHWTYKNTDYIVKVEVWEVVDKGRTKKKPPLGLKLENQSAAAASEDGYETPVLDATFLDVYKNANGVILMLDITKPWTFDYVVKELSQVPADIPVVILGNHCDMQHHRQVHPHHIEQALHHAKLIRTAPVRYAESSMRNGFGLRLLHKFLSVPFLRLQKTSLLEQLQRNQRDVEEIEKELDDFQNSEESHYNLFVDRLANKRRQSAGQPEPRPATERSPSIVLGAGKPIVPPSVNPLLAQSLAGNGIKPPIQVTQSHYVSSELTRSKNQVSMDMTPPRQPQQESGQSTPTGANVTASPGGLDEFYAGTLDSSFLEDLPAISGQSQDVIYDTESDDENVTNPKVTIDQEDLDFEVSSPVDERPEVKLSTELTRTKQDDVNLDTMMSRVSMEEEVDVHSVDIGAVPIFENSRHIDVQLPLDNDYPLWAGDTSARRSPEGGEDPDTAKEPVEKEKKHKKKKSKDKDRGDYSEKSEKKEKKHKHKKCRNDKKITNPQQDLLAPTPATDFDYDDYDSI
- the LOC118262564 gene encoding rab-like protein 6 isoform X2; its protein translation is MFSALKKLTRSGDDRCPAPLPMSSSLQKKFSKGVHFNMKILIKGDRNVGKSCLLQRLQGGPFIEDYVPTDQIQVAPIHWTYKNTDYIVKVEVWEVVDKGRTKKKPPLGLKLENQSAAAASEDGYETPVLDATFLDVYKNANGVILMLDITKPWTFDYVVKELSQVPADIPVVILGNHCDMQHHRQVHPHHIEQALHHAKLIRTAPVRYAESSMRNGFGLRLLHKFLSVPFLRLQKTSLLEQLQRNQRDVEEIEKELDDFQNSEESHYNLFVDRLANKRRQSAGQPEPRPATERSPSIVLGAGKPIVPPSVNPLLAQSLAGNGIKPPIQVTQSHYVSSELTRSKNQVSMDMTPPRQPQQESGQSTPTGANVTASPGGLDEFYAGTLDSSFLEDLPAISGQSQDVIYDTESDDENVTNPKVTIDQEDLDFEVSSPVDERPEVAKIQTQLKNQWKRRKNTKRRNQRIKIEVIIVKNQKRKRRSINIRNVEMIKR